The Mycolicibacterium smegmatis genome has a window encoding:
- a CDS encoding aromatic/alkene monooxygenase hydroxylase subunit beta, with translation MSAPEKPRERSFPKIEFTDSEAGAKEFPSSKSRSYSYFTPAKLRATMYEDVTVDVQPDPDRHLTQGWIYGFGNGPGGYPKDWTTAKSSDWHAFRDPNEEWNQTIYRNNAAVVRQVELCLKNAKRARVYDGWNSTWLTFIERNVGAWMHAENGLALHVFTSIQRSGPTNMINTAVAVNAAHKMRFAQDLALFNLDLAEATEAFDGSAHRAVWQEAREWQATRKVVEELTAVGDWCQLLFATNIVFEQLVGSLFRTELIMQIAARNGDYITPTIVGTGEHDYDRDLNYTRNLFRLLTRDPEHGEANKALFTEWLGIWVPRCLDAALALQPIWSAPADKAVTFASSLDAAKAKFTALLEEIDLDIPEELNK, from the coding sequence ATGTCAGCCCCTGAGAAGCCAAGAGAACGAAGCTTTCCCAAGATCGAGTTCACCGACTCCGAAGCCGGAGCCAAGGAGTTTCCGAGTTCCAAGAGTCGCAGTTACTCGTACTTCACGCCGGCCAAGTTGCGCGCGACGATGTACGAGGACGTCACCGTCGACGTACAGCCCGATCCGGACCGGCACCTGACCCAGGGCTGGATCTACGGCTTCGGAAACGGGCCGGGCGGATATCCGAAAGACTGGACCACGGCCAAGTCCTCGGACTGGCATGCCTTCCGCGACCCCAACGAGGAGTGGAACCAGACCATCTACCGCAACAACGCCGCGGTGGTGCGTCAGGTCGAACTGTGCCTGAAGAACGCCAAACGTGCGCGCGTCTATGACGGCTGGAACTCGACCTGGTTGACGTTCATCGAACGCAATGTCGGAGCGTGGATGCACGCCGAGAACGGCCTGGCGCTGCACGTGTTCACGTCCATCCAGCGGTCCGGACCGACCAACATGATCAACACCGCGGTCGCGGTGAACGCCGCGCACAAGATGCGGTTCGCCCAGGACCTCGCACTGTTCAACCTCGACCTGGCCGAGGCCACCGAAGCCTTCGACGGCAGCGCCCACCGGGCCGTGTGGCAGGAGGCGCGGGAATGGCAGGCCACCCGTAAGGTGGTGGAAGAGCTGACGGCGGTGGGGGATTGGTGCCAGCTGCTGTTCGCCACGAACATCGTGTTCGAGCAGCTGGTCGGTTCGCTGTTCCGCACAGAACTGATCATGCAGATCGCCGCCCGCAACGGCGACTACATCACGCCGACGATCGTGGGCACCGGCGAACACGACTACGACCGCGACCTCAACTACACCCGCAACCTGTTCCGGCTGCTGACCCGTGACCCCGAGCACGGCGAGGCGAACAAGGCACTGTTCACCGAGTGGCTGGGGATCTGGGTGCCACGTTGCCTCGACGCCGCGCTTGCGCTGCAGCCGATCTGGTCGGCACCGGCCGACAAGGCCGTCACCTTCGCCTCCAGCCTGGACGCTGCGAAGGCGAAGTTCACAGCACTGCTGGAAGAGATCGATCTGGACATCCCCGAGGAGTTGAACAAATGA
- the mimD gene encoding propane 2-monooxygenase effector subunit MimD, protein MSSMQFGAATEFSNKCGVTLMNTPIGRVVAEVMGAKEGVELTEYPSMIRVDGVKLLSFDYDELTEALGEEFDGSIFEEISSTHYGRMVHLDDKTMLFASPEDAAEYIGFDLTAK, encoded by the coding sequence ATGAGCAGCATGCAGTTCGGCGCGGCCACAGAGTTCTCCAACAAATGCGGCGTGACGCTGATGAACACCCCGATCGGGCGCGTCGTCGCCGAGGTGATGGGCGCCAAGGAAGGTGTCGAACTCACCGAGTACCCGTCGATGATCCGCGTCGACGGCGTCAAACTGCTGAGCTTCGACTACGACGAGCTCACCGAGGCCCTCGGCGAGGAGTTCGACGGTTCGATCTTCGAGGAGATCAGCTCCACCCACTACGGACGCATGGTGCATCTCGACGACAAGACGATGCTGTTCGCCAGCCCCGAGGATGCCGCCGAGTACATCGGCTTCGACCTCACCGCGAAGTAG
- a CDS encoding amidohydrolase family protein yields the protein MYEKDGQQYFIVDSHVHLWDGRASNLKNVHGKQFIDCFYDYHKNLSPEEALWDYDTYTYYGGDRLMKDLFTDGYVDHAIFQATLLSDFYVTGFGQTEEAFALTQRHPGKLTYNHAYDPRYGEAGLEQLRRDADRMGLQGVKLYTAEWHGDSRGYKLDEPWSRRYLEEAIKLGIKNVHVHKGPTIRPLDRDAFDVADIDKVATDYLELNFVVEHVGLPRLEDFCWIATQESNVYGGLAVAIPFIHTRPRYFAQIIGELLYWIGEDKILFASDYALWTPKWLIEKFVDFQIPEDMLGEYTQITAEQKRKVLGLNAASLYDIDVPAELRLPTPGQDTVEVAAGAKESVSI from the coding sequence ATGTACGAAAAAGACGGCCAACAGTACTTCATCGTCGACTCGCACGTTCACCTGTGGGACGGCCGGGCCTCGAACCTGAAGAACGTGCACGGCAAACAGTTCATCGACTGCTTCTACGACTACCACAAGAATCTCAGCCCGGAAGAAGCGTTGTGGGATTACGACACCTACACCTACTACGGCGGCGACCGGTTGATGAAGGACCTGTTCACCGACGGCTACGTCGACCACGCGATCTTCCAGGCCACCTTGCTCAGCGACTTCTACGTCACCGGGTTCGGCCAGACCGAGGAGGCGTTCGCGCTCACACAACGCCATCCCGGCAAGCTCACCTACAACCACGCCTACGACCCCCGTTACGGCGAGGCCGGCCTGGAACAACTGCGCCGCGATGCGGATCGGATGGGTCTGCAGGGCGTCAAGCTCTACACCGCCGAATGGCATGGTGACTCGCGCGGCTACAAGCTCGACGAGCCGTGGTCGCGGCGATATCTCGAAGAGGCCATCAAGCTGGGTATCAAGAACGTCCACGTCCACAAAGGCCCCACCATCCGGCCGTTGGACCGTGACGCGTTCGACGTGGCCGACATCGACAAAGTGGCCACCGACTACCTGGAGCTCAACTTCGTCGTCGAACATGTCGGGTTACCTCGGTTGGAGGACTTCTGCTGGATCGCCACCCAGGAGTCCAACGTCTACGGCGGTCTGGCCGTGGCCATCCCGTTCATCCACACCCGGCCGCGCTACTTCGCCCAGATCATCGGCGAACTTCTGTACTGGATCGGTGAGGACAAGATCCTGTTCGCCAGCGACTACGCGCTGTGGACGCCGAAGTGGCTGATCGAGAAGTTCGTCGACTTCCAGATCCCCGAGGACATGCTGGGTGAGTACACTCAGATCACCGCCGAGCAGAAGCGAAAAGTTCTCGGCCTCAACGCCGCATCGCTGTACGACATCGACGTTCCCGCCGAACTGCGGCTGCCTACACCGGGGCAGGACACGGTGGAGGTGGCCGCCGGTGCCAAGGAGAGCGTGTCGATATGA
- a CDS encoding metal-sulfur cluster assembly factor: MSTAVISLETEILEALATVTDPELDEPITELGFVRSVFVDDDGITVHLRLPTAFCSPNFAYLMASDALDALRELDDIGEVRVLLDDHHDSDKINAGLAADAGYVGTFGVEAEKSLDALREVFWRKAHAAAMERAITLLLRQTPMDAEQIGHLLLRDLPEGKAKAALLRRRFTIGLSNCPNSKVLVDDEGKPVAPEAVPMRLRFARSVRISMEGNSHFCRGLLATRYSDDEPAGALPVVTDTRTRRSR, from the coding sequence ATGAGTACCGCAGTGATCTCCCTAGAGACGGAGATCCTCGAGGCGCTGGCGACGGTGACCGATCCCGAACTCGACGAACCGATCACCGAACTCGGATTCGTGCGCTCGGTGTTCGTCGACGATGACGGGATCACCGTCCATCTGCGGTTGCCGACGGCGTTCTGTTCCCCGAACTTCGCCTATCTGATGGCTTCTGATGCCCTGGATGCGCTACGCGAACTCGACGACATAGGGGAAGTGCGGGTGTTGCTGGACGACCATCACGACAGTGACAAGATCAATGCGGGCCTGGCCGCCGACGCCGGTTATGTCGGCACGTTCGGTGTGGAAGCCGAGAAGAGCCTCGACGCGCTGCGGGAGGTGTTCTGGCGCAAGGCACACGCGGCGGCGATGGAACGGGCGATCACCTTACTGCTGCGCCAGACACCGATGGACGCCGAGCAGATCGGGCATCTGCTGCTGCGTGACCTGCCCGAGGGCAAGGCGAAAGCAGCGCTGCTGCGGCGTCGCTTCACTATCGGTCTGAGCAACTGCCCCAACAGCAAGGTACTCGTCGATGACGAGGGAAAACCTGTTGCACCCGAGGCGGTTCCCATGCGGCTGCGTTTCGCCCGCTCGGTACGGATCTCGATGGAAGGCAACTCGCATTTCTGCCGGGGCCTGTTGGCCACACGGTATTCCGACGACGAACCCGCGGGCGCACTGCCCGTCGTGACCGACACCAGAACCCGAAGGAGCAGGTGA
- a CDS encoding NAD(P)-dependent alcohol dehydrogenase, giving the protein MRAVQVVGYHQNLELADVEKPTPTGPFDVVVKIGGAGVCRTDLHILEGQWAEKSQVQLPYTIGHENAGWVESVGSAVTNVTEGDKVIVHPLITCGLCRACRSGDDVHCESNAFPGIDTNGGYAEYLKTSARSVVKIDDALEPADVAALADAGLTAYHAAAKAARRLTPRDRVVVIGAGGLGHIGIQVLKALSPAELIVVDRNPEALKLAEAIGADHCVIADGNQIEQVRDLTGGHGAETVVDFVGEGGATSEGIAMLRRAGDYHVVGYGENIDVPTIDVISTEINFIGNLVGSYNDLCDLMALAARGAVNLHTQKYALDDFQSAITDLDNGNVRGRAILVP; this is encoded by the coding sequence ATGAGAGCTGTGCAGGTGGTGGGCTACCACCAGAACCTGGAATTGGCCGACGTGGAGAAGCCCACGCCGACAGGTCCGTTCGATGTCGTGGTGAAGATCGGCGGCGCCGGCGTGTGCCGGACCGATCTGCACATCCTCGAAGGTCAGTGGGCCGAGAAGTCACAGGTGCAACTGCCGTACACGATTGGCCATGAAAATGCCGGTTGGGTCGAATCTGTCGGGTCCGCGGTCACCAATGTCACAGAAGGCGACAAGGTGATCGTCCATCCGCTGATCACGTGCGGGTTGTGCCGAGCCTGCCGATCCGGGGACGACGTCCACTGCGAGTCGAACGCGTTTCCCGGGATCGACACCAACGGCGGGTACGCGGAGTATCTCAAGACCTCCGCACGCAGCGTGGTCAAGATCGACGACGCACTGGAGCCGGCCGATGTCGCGGCCCTGGCCGACGCGGGTCTGACGGCGTATCACGCCGCCGCCAAGGCCGCTCGCAGGCTGACACCCCGAGACCGGGTCGTCGTCATCGGCGCAGGAGGTCTGGGCCACATCGGGATTCAGGTGCTCAAAGCGCTGTCACCGGCCGAACTCATCGTCGTCGACCGCAACCCCGAGGCGCTCAAGCTCGCCGAGGCGATCGGCGCCGACCACTGCGTGATCGCCGACGGCAACCAGATCGAGCAGGTGCGCGACCTCACCGGCGGACACGGCGCCGAGACCGTGGTCGACTTCGTCGGTGAAGGAGGCGCGACCAGCGAGGGGATCGCCATGTTGCGCAGGGCCGGTGACTACCACGTGGTGGGCTACGGCGAGAACATCGATGTGCCCACGATCGACGTGATCTCCACCGAGATCAACTTCATCGGCAACCTCGTCGGTTCCTACAACGACCTGTGCGACCTGATGGCACTGGCCGCCCGGGGAGCGGTCAACCTGCACACACAGAAGTACGCCCTCGACGACTTCCAGTCCGCCATCACCGATCTGGACAACGGCAACGTCCGCGGGCGCGCGATCCTCGTCCCCTGA
- the groL gene encoding chaperonin GroEL (60 kDa chaperone family; promotes refolding of misfolded polypeptides especially under stressful conditions; forms two stacked rings of heptamers to form a barrel-shaped 14mer; ends can be capped by GroES; misfolded proteins enter the barrel where they are refolded when GroES binds) produces MAKELRFNSDARARLEQGVNALADAVKVTLGPKGRNAILEKLTGPPTITNDGVTIAREIQLRDPFANMGAQLVKEVAMKTNGVVGDGTTTATVLAQAMVREGLAAVEAGANPMRVRRGIERTVPVVVESLRSHSVEVGSSSDLRRIAALAASDDEAIGDVIAAAVEHVGKTGVVTTEESDTLGMAVDVVDGIEFDHGYTSGYMVTDPERMEAVLDNPLILLTNKKISQVQEIMPTLEVAKRADRPLVVIAEDVDGPALQLLVGGNMHKTMQSVVVRAPGFGHRRVAELEDLAVALGGHVIAKDTGIDLGEVAREHLGSCDRLTATESDTTIVGPRGHQNLVDARVAQLEVQRERARIDADRDILDLRIARLTGRVAVIRVGGATSVELKERMLRVEDALAATRAALEAGIVSGGGTALAQAHRVLDAVELVGDEAIGRDVVRRALSEPLRWIAFNAGFEGGDVVDVVADLPLGHGFNALTGEYGDMFEEGIIDPFKVTRAALESAASIAALLITTETAVVEEILGQPGAIMAPGFGDLAEGMVRPSNIY; encoded by the coding sequence ATGGCCAAAGAACTGCGGTTCAACTCCGATGCACGTGCTCGTCTCGAACAAGGTGTCAACGCCCTCGCCGACGCGGTAAAGGTCACCCTCGGCCCGAAGGGGCGCAACGCCATCCTGGAGAAACTGACCGGTCCACCCACCATCACCAACGACGGTGTGACCATCGCCAGGGAGATCCAACTGCGTGATCCCTTCGCCAACATGGGTGCCCAGTTGGTCAAGGAGGTGGCGATGAAGACCAACGGCGTGGTCGGTGACGGCACCACCACCGCCACCGTGTTGGCGCAGGCGATGGTTCGCGAGGGCTTGGCGGCCGTCGAGGCCGGCGCCAACCCGATGCGCGTGCGTCGCGGCATCGAACGCACCGTGCCGGTGGTCGTCGAATCGCTGCGCAGCCACAGCGTGGAGGTCGGCAGCAGCAGCGACCTGCGTCGTATCGCCGCGCTCGCGGCCAGTGACGATGAAGCGATCGGCGACGTCATCGCGGCCGCCGTCGAGCACGTCGGCAAGACCGGCGTGGTCACGACCGAGGAGAGCGACACCCTGGGCATGGCGGTCGACGTCGTCGACGGCATCGAGTTCGACCACGGATACACATCCGGCTACATGGTGACCGACCCCGAGCGCATGGAGGCGGTGCTCGACAATCCGCTGATCTTGTTGACCAACAAGAAGATCAGTCAGGTGCAGGAGATCATGCCCACCCTCGAGGTGGCCAAGCGCGCCGACCGCCCGCTCGTGGTGATCGCCGAGGATGTCGACGGGCCGGCACTGCAACTGCTGGTCGGCGGAAACATGCACAAGACCATGCAATCCGTGGTTGTGCGTGCGCCCGGCTTCGGACACCGCCGGGTCGCCGAACTCGAGGACCTGGCCGTCGCGCTCGGCGGGCACGTCATCGCGAAGGACACCGGCATCGACCTGGGCGAGGTGGCCCGCGAGCATCTGGGATCGTGCGACCGTCTCACCGCCACCGAAAGCGACACCACCATCGTCGGTCCGCGCGGGCATCAGAACCTTGTCGACGCCCGTGTCGCGCAACTGGAGGTTCAGCGCGAGCGGGCCAGGATCGACGCCGATCGGGACATCCTCGACCTGAGGATTGCCCGGCTCACGGGACGAGTGGCAGTGATCCGCGTCGGCGGTGCGACCAGCGTCGAACTAAAGGAACGCATGCTCCGGGTCGAGGACGCCCTCGCGGCAACCAGGGCGGCGCTGGAAGCCGGCATCGTCTCGGGTGGCGGTACCGCACTCGCGCAGGCGCACCGGGTCCTCGACGCTGTCGAGCTCGTCGGCGACGAGGCGATCGGCCGCGACGTGGTTCGTCGTGCATTGTCAGAGCCGTTGCGCTGGATCGCCTTCAACGCCGGCTTCGAAGGAGGCGATGTCGTCGATGTTGTCGCCGATCTACCGCTCGGACATGGCTTCAATGCACTCACCGGCGAGTACGGCGACATGTTCGAGGAAGGAATCATCGACCCGTTCAAGGTGACCCGCGCCGCGCTGGAGAGTGCCGCCTCGATCGCCGCGCTGCTGATCACCACCGAGACCGCGGTGGTGGAGGAGATCCTCGGTCAACCGGGCGCCATCATGGCGCCCGGCTTCGGCGATCTCGCCGAAGGCATGGTCCGCCCGTCCAACATCTACTGA
- a CDS encoding putative quinol monooxygenase, producing MIFIVVKFQVDEAYRDKWPALTKAFTDATRAEEGNLWFEWSRSLDDPNEYVLVEAFRDSEAGAVHVNSEHFHEGLAAMRPALTATPRILHTEIEGEDWAAMGELEIADASR from the coding sequence GTGATATTCATCGTCGTCAAGTTCCAGGTGGACGAGGCCTACCGCGACAAATGGCCCGCGCTGACCAAGGCGTTCACCGACGCCACACGGGCCGAGGAAGGCAACCTGTGGTTCGAATGGTCGCGCAGCCTGGATGATCCGAACGAATACGTTCTGGTGGAGGCGTTCCGGGACTCGGAGGCCGGCGCTGTGCACGTCAACTCCGAACATTTCCACGAGGGCCTCGCTGCCATGCGGCCGGCCCTGACCGCGACCCCGCGGATTCTCCACACCGAGATCGAAGGCGAGGACTGGGCGGCGATGGGCGAACTGGAGATCGCCGACGCCTCGCGCTGA
- a CDS encoding FAD-binding domain, translated as MRIAISGAGIAGPTLAYWLMRAGHEPTLIEAAPRLRTGGYVVDFWGLGYEVACRMGIEPALCEQGYDITAIRSVTPDGRIRANLDTAGIRRVTHDKFTSLPRGDLAATIYSTIDGKVETVFGDSIASITEHEDGVAVGLAGGTQREFDLVVGADGLHSHVRQLAFGRAPDPEHYLGCLVAAAVVDGYRPRDDLVYMTFSAPGHSVGRVALRGDRTLFLFILRSDDATVPGSHDERIALLKREFSDLGWECERITDALDDVDDLYLDVVSQIRMDRWSRGRTVLVGDAAACISLLGGEGTGLAMAEAYVLAGELAAHRDHRDAFSAYETALRPLIAAKQEAARRYLAVFIPKTNLGIAFRDLCMRVVNAVPWTDRLLARTFSDDFALPEYRL; from the coding sequence ATGAGAATCGCCATCAGCGGTGCCGGTATCGCCGGACCCACGCTCGCCTACTGGTTGATGCGTGCGGGCCACGAACCTACGTTGATCGAAGCGGCCCCGCGCCTGCGCACGGGCGGATACGTCGTCGACTTCTGGGGCCTGGGCTACGAGGTCGCGTGCCGCATGGGTATCGAACCGGCGCTCTGCGAGCAGGGATACGACATCACGGCCATCCGTTCGGTCACCCCGGACGGCCGGATCCGCGCGAACCTCGACACCGCCGGAATTCGTCGCGTCACCCACGACAAGTTCACCAGCCTGCCGCGCGGCGACCTCGCCGCAACCATCTACTCCACCATCGACGGCAAGGTGGAAACGGTGTTCGGCGACAGCATCGCCTCGATCACCGAGCACGAGGACGGGGTTGCCGTCGGTCTTGCCGGCGGGACGCAGCGCGAGTTCGATCTGGTGGTCGGCGCGGACGGTCTGCATTCCCACGTGCGCCAGCTCGCGTTCGGCCGCGCACCGGACCCCGAGCATTATCTGGGCTGCCTGGTCGCGGCTGCCGTCGTCGACGGATACCGCCCTCGTGACGACCTGGTGTACATGACGTTCAGCGCACCGGGACATTCCGTGGGCCGAGTGGCCCTGCGCGGCGACCGGACATTGTTCCTGTTCATCCTGCGATCGGACGATGCCACTGTTCCCGGGTCCCACGACGAGCGAATAGCCCTGCTGAAACGTGAGTTCAGCGACCTCGGGTGGGAATGTGAACGCATCACCGACGCACTGGACGACGTCGACGATCTGTACCTCGACGTGGTCAGCCAGATCCGTATGGACCGCTGGTCTCGCGGCCGCACGGTGCTTGTCGGTGATGCCGCGGCGTGTATATCGCTGCTCGGCGGTGAAGGCACGGGGCTGGCCATGGCCGAGGCCTATGTTCTCGCCGGTGAGCTGGCCGCTCACCGCGATCACCGAGATGCGTTCAGCGCCTATGAGACTGCCTTGCGACCGCTCATCGCGGCCAAACAGGAGGCCGCACGCAGATACCTCGCGGTGTTCATCCCGAAAACGAACCTGGGCATCGCGTTCCGTGACCTCTGCATGCGCGTCGTGAACGCCGTGCCGTGGACCGACCGCCTGTTGGCGCGCACCTTCTCTGATGACTTCGCGCTGCCCGAGTATCGGTTGTAG
- a CDS encoding nitroreductase family deazaflavin-dependent oxidoreductase — protein sequence MKITKRVHPPSGLSKLLFRAPISMFRANLGWMFGNRLLLLHHIGRVSGKNREVVLEVVEHDPQTGAYTVASGWGPKAAWYRNVLAEPRVTIQVGRRTIAVTALPLDQAEGADIFARYAVRHRFLARHLLPRLMGFSVDGSLEDFRAAGEQIPFIRFVPRTPG from the coding sequence GTGAAGATCACCAAGAGGGTCCACCCGCCGTCGGGGCTGAGCAAGTTGCTGTTCCGGGCGCCCATCTCGATGTTCCGGGCCAACCTTGGCTGGATGTTCGGTAACCGGCTCCTGCTGCTGCACCACATCGGCCGGGTGTCCGGCAAGAACCGAGAAGTGGTCCTCGAGGTGGTCGAGCACGACCCACAGACCGGGGCGTACACGGTCGCCTCCGGGTGGGGTCCGAAGGCAGCCTGGTACCGCAACGTGCTCGCCGAGCCCCGGGTCACGATCCAGGTGGGACGACGCACCATCGCCGTCACGGCCCTGCCGTTGGACCAGGCCGAAGGCGCCGACATCTTCGCCCGCTACGCTGTGCGCCACCGATTCCTCGCCCGTCACCTGCTCCCCCGGCTGATGGGATTCTCCGTCGACGGGTCGCTCGAGGACTTCCGGGCGGCCGGCGAGCAGATACCGTTCATCCGCTTCGTTCCTCGGACACCGGGATGA